A part of Geothrix oryzae genomic DNA contains:
- a CDS encoding vWA domain-containing protein → MIGETSTTHGTHTAAISRQNPGCILFLLDQSGSMAGSLSLPDGTAITKEQGVADVVNRLLGELVLSCTKGEEVYDRFHLGVITYGEGVRTASGFEGLVPLSKVASSYVHLDKRSARNPDGTTTDVAFPVWFVPTSGGGTPMCGAIHLAETLLEPWISQHPDSFPPIVFNITDGASTDGSPLPGLLALQAIGTGDGPCLTFNCLLAEDSGPAVVWPAETHQVPNGHLRDLFEGSSILPESMRARAASVHKLALSPGARGVVLNATLMDLVRLLDIGSTPNPGGGR, encoded by the coding sequence ATGATCGGCGAAACTTCGACCACCCACGGCACCCACACGGCGGCCATCAGCCGCCAGAACCCTGGCTGCATCCTCTTCCTGCTTGACCAGTCGGGATCCATGGCTGGGTCTCTCTCCCTGCCTGACGGGACCGCCATCACGAAGGAACAAGGCGTGGCGGATGTCGTGAACCGCTTGCTGGGTGAGCTGGTGCTCTCCTGCACCAAGGGGGAGGAGGTCTACGATCGGTTCCACCTCGGGGTGATCACTTACGGCGAGGGTGTACGAACGGCCTCTGGTTTCGAGGGGCTTGTCCCGCTCTCCAAGGTGGCGAGCAGTTATGTCCATCTGGACAAGCGGTCGGCCCGGAATCCCGACGGCACCACGACCGATGTCGCCTTTCCGGTATGGTTTGTCCCAACATCGGGCGGAGGCACCCCCATGTGCGGGGCAATCCATCTCGCAGAAACCCTCCTGGAGCCTTGGATCAGCCAGCATCCCGACAGCTTCCCTCCCATCGTGTTCAACATCACGGATGGAGCCTCCACCGATGGAAGCCCTCTTCCGGGCCTCCTCGCGCTCCAGGCCATCGGAACCGGCGATGGTCCGTGTCTGACCTTCAACTGCCTCTTGGCGGAGGATTCCGGTCCGGCCGTGGTCTGGCCCGCCGAAACCCACCAGGTTCCCAACGGCCACCTCCGTGACTTGTTCGAGGGCTCCAGCATCCTGCCGGAATCCATGCGGGCCCGTGCGGCGTCTGTCCACAAACTGGCCTTATCCCCTGGTGCCCGGGGCGTGGTGCTCAACGCCACCCTGATGGACCTGGTGCGCCTGCTGGATATCGGCAGCACTCCCAATCCGGGTGGTGGCCGGTAG